GCACGAAATGATAGTCGACTGTAGAGCCTTCAAAGAATCTGGCGTAGAAGTAGAGGACATCGCCAAACGCCTCATGGATTATGGTTTTCATGCCCCTACGGTCTCGTTTCCTGTAGCAGGTACGTTGATGATCGAACCTACTGAAAGTGAGTCCAAAGAAGAGCTAGACAGGTTCTGTGACGCTCTCCTGAGTATCCGTGAAGAGATCAGAGCGATCGAAACTGGACAAATCGACAAGCAGGACAATGTACTCAAAAATGCTCCACACACGGCCAATCACAGTCTAGCCGACACATGGGAACACCCGTACAGTCGCTCATCTGCAGTCTACCCACTCCCTTATGTACGAGCCAACAAATTTTGGCCCTCAGTAGGCCGAGTAGACAATGCTTATGGTGACAGAAATCTATACTGTAGCTGTATTCCTACGGATGCTTACGAAACAACCGAAGAAGCCTGAGGAGCATAAGCAACCAAGACAAGCAAAAGAACATTCTCTCATTGATACTTGGAATAGTATTTGCTTGTCTTGGACAAACATCAACCTTTGATATGAAAAAAAATTACTTACTACTCCTTTTTCTTTTCCTCCTCACCTTTGCTCCTTTTGCGCAGGACTTGGTTGACAACAAAGAGAATGCTCTCGATTACTCTCGAAATGTCGAAAAACACCTCAACTACAACAAAAGTCTCTCCCCATCTCATCTAGATTACAACATAGAACCGATTGGAGAAGGCAAGTTCAAGTTGATTTTTGTCAATCAACCTTCTGACCAGGTCAATATCAAAATCTACGATATCATAGGGAACCTTATATTGACAGAGGAAAAAAACTAC
The DNA window shown above is from Reichenbachiella sp. 5M10 and carries:
- a CDS encoding T9SS type A sorting domain-containing protein; this encodes MKKNYLLLLFLFLLTFAPFAQDLVDNKENALDYSRNVEKHLNYNKSLSPSHLDYNIEPIGEGKFKLIFVNQPSDQVNIKIYDIIGNLILTEEKNYMINSELEYNFNETNNKIYVVKVTSGDENLTKKVNF